From the Anaeromyxobacter dehalogenans 2CP-1 genome, the window GGCTCGCGGGCGACTTCAACGGCGACGGACGCGCCGACCTCGCGAACGTGTTCAACGACGGGGGCTACTCCACCGTGGACGTGCATCTGTCCACGGGCAACGGATTTGTGCAGACGATCTGGGCGACGCGCTCGGGCGGCTTCTGGGACGCGCAGAAGTGGCTCGCGGGCGACTTCAACGGCGACGGACGCACCGACCTCGCGAACGTGTTCTACGACGGAGGATACTCCACCGTGGACGTGCACGTGTCCACGGGCAGCGGATTTGTGCGGACGCGCTGGGCGACGCGCTCGGGCGCCTTCTGGGACGCGCAGAAGTGGCTCGCGGGTGACTTTAACGGCGACGGACGCACCGACCTCGCGAACGTGTTCAACGACGGGGGATACTCCACCGTGGACGTGCATGTGTCCACGGGCAGCGCGTTCGTGCGGAGGGTCTGGGCGACGCGCTCGGGCGACTTCTGGGACGCTCAGAAGTGGCTCGCGGGCGATTTCGACGGCGACGGACGCGCCGACCTCGCGAACGTGTTCAATGACGGGGGTCTCATGTCCGCCGATGTTCACGTGTCGACGGGCATCAGCTTCGAGCGGCAGGCGTGGGTCAGGCGCTCCTACCAGTTCTGGGACGCGCAGAAGTGGATGGCAGCCGACCTGAGTGGCGACGGTCGGGCGGACCTCGTCAACGTGTTCAGCGACGGGGATCTCATGTCCGCCGACGTGAACGTCTCGTCCGGGGCCGGGTTCCGCCGCGAGCGGTGGGCGACGCGGTCCTACGGGTTCTCAGATGCGCAGAAGTGGATGGCGGCGGACTTCAGCGGCGATGGCCGAGCGGACCTGGCGAACGTCTTCAACGATGCAGGAAACATGTCTTCGGATATCCACGTCGCCGAGTGTCCGAGCGGGTGGCAACAGTGCTCAACAGCGAGCGGCAGCTGCGTCGACATGCAGCACGACGCCGCGAACTGTGGTTCGTGCGCGAACACGTGCGCGAGCGGTCTGACGTGCAATCACGGCAGTTGCGGGTGAGCTCTCCTGCTCATCTCCAGACGGTAGGGATCAGTATTGAAGCCCAGCGGACTTCCCAGGTCCGCTGGGCTTCGCCGTTTGCGGATGCGCGTCGCGTCACGGCGGGTCGCCCCAGGTCGCTCGCAAGCTGATCGGCTACTAGCGCCGATGGCCCGTCGCGAGCGTGTCGGATCCGCGTCCACGGAACGATCCACATTTCGCCAGCCAGCGCACGGGCTCGTGCGCGAGGGAAGCCGCGGTCGGGTCGCGCGCCCGTCGGCGATGCCGAGGCGAGGTCCTCTCGCCGCCTACTACTACCCGTGCGTAAGCCTCCCGGGTGCGCGTCTGCCTGCCGCTCGACCGTGGGGGGAGCATCGATCTCAATAAACGACCGCGCCCAGGTCGAGGCGCCGCAAGTCGCGCGCACCTCCGATGACATCTCAGAAAAAAAGACCGGAGCCGCCCTGTAAGCCGGGTTCTGTTCCGCGGGAAACCCCGCGGCGACGAACATTCATCTCGGACGCGCGTTGCCGCGCGTCTCCAGCGAGCATACCCGGAGGCCTGGACCGGGCCGGTCTTGCCCTCCCGCTCGCGCGGGTGGGACGCCTCCCTATTCGCTCTTGCACCGCGTGGGGTTTGCCGTGCCGCGCCGGTCACCCGGCGCGCGGTGCGCTCTTACCGCACCGTTTCACCCTTGCCACGCACGCCGGTCGCCCGGCGCCGTTCGGCGGTCTGTTCTCTGTGGCACTTTCCTGCGGGTCGCCCCGACCGGCCGTTGGCCGGCACGCTGCCCTCTGGTGCCCGGACTTTCCTCGGCGGCCCCCTTCCCTGCAGGACCGACGCGTTCGCCCGGGCGGCTCCGGCGAGGCGGATGTAACACGCGGGCGGCGGGCCGGCAATGGGCCTACCGGCGCAGGGCGGCCGGGACCCCGCGCTTCGGGCAGAGGTCGGCCACCACGCAGCGGGAGCACGCCGGCGCGCGCGCGGCGCAGGTCCGGCGCCCGTGCCACACGAACAGCTGGTGGCCGCGACCCCAGCGCGCCTCGGGCAGGAGCGCCATGAGGTCCCGCTCCACGCGGTCGGGATCCTGCTCGCGGGTGAGGCCGAGCCGTCGCGAGACGCGGCCGACGTGCGTGTCCACCGGGAACGCCTCCGCCGCGCCGAGGTGCACGAGCACCACGCCGGCGGTCTTCCGCCCGACCCCGGGCAGCGCCTCGAGCGCCTCGCGCGTGCGGGGCACGCGGCCACCGTGCTCGCGCGCGATCGCGCCCATGGCGGCCACGATCGCCTTCGCCTTGTTCCGGAACAGCCCGAGCGACCGGAGGTACGGCCAGAGCTCCTCCGGCTGCGCGCCGGCGTAGGCCGCGGCGTCCGGAAAGCGCGCGAACAGCGCGGGCGTCACCTTGTTCACGCCGGCGTCGGTGCTCTGCGCCGAGAGGATCACCGACACGAGGAGCTGGAGGTCGTCCTGGAACGCGAGCGCGATGCGCGCCTCGGGCATCTCCGCGTCGAGGCGGTCCACGATCTCGGCGGCGCGCGCGCGAGCCTGCGCGGTGGGCGCGCGGGGGCGTGCGCGGAGCCGGGAGCGGGGCGGCATGCGGGCGCGGATGCTAGCACCGGCGGCCGCGCCGGCGGGACGCCGGAAGAAAGAAGGCGCCCCGGCGCGGCGGCCAGGGCGCCTTTCCCACACCCTCCCCCGCGGAAGGCGGCGCCGGATGCGGCGAGACGATGGCGAGAGGGTGCGCCGGGAGCCGGCGCGGGGTCAAAGCCCCGGACCGGACGTCACGTACAGTGAACGCGCCGGCGCCCCGCTCCCGGCCCGGCCTCCCTGCCGCCGGCCGATCCCCCGGGGCCCCGGGAGATGTGCGTGCGTGCAGGGAGATGCAGGGAACTCCGGGAGGATCCCCGCCCCTCCTCCGCCGGGCCCGCCGGCGGCGCCGTGTCCCGTCCTCACTCGACAAATGGGGCCGCCCGTGCCAGCCTCTGCGCTCGCATCGGGTCCCGCGGGGGGCGGGCCGTCGCTCGGCACGCCGCTCCAGGGAAAGGCCCTCGTCGCGCGCCATTGGAGGATCGCGCTTCATGCAGATCAACCTGCGCAAGGCGATGTTCGTGCTGCCGAACCTGTTCACGGTCAGCTCGATCTTCCTGGGCTTCTACGCGCTCACGCTGTCCGCCGGGGACGCCACCCCCGCCCAGCTCTACCAGGCGGCCCTGGCCATCTTCTTCGCCATGTTCTTCGACGCGTTCGACGGCCGCGTCGCGCGCATGACGAAGACCCAGTCCGACTTCGGGGTCCAGCTCGACAGCCTGGCCGACGTCATCTCCTTCGGCGCGGCCCCGGCGCTGCTCGTCTACAAGTGGGCGCTCGCCCCGCTGGGCTTCATCGGCCTGTTCTTCTCCTTCGCCTTCGCCGCCTGCGGCGCGCTCCGCCTGGCGCGCTTCAACGTGCTCGCGCAGCGCGGCGACAAGGGCTCGTCCGCCTTCTTCGTCGGGCTCCCCATCCCGCTCGCCGCCGGCACCATCACGGCGCTCGTCATCGCGCACTACAAGGAGTTCGGCGCGGCCACCAACCCGGCCACCCGCGTGCCGGTGCTGGTGGTGGTCGCCCTGCTCTCGTTCCTGATGGTCTCGACCGTCCGTTACCGCACCTTCAAGGACGTGCACCTGTCCGCCCGCAGCCTGTCCGCGTTCGTGCTGGCGAGCGCGGTGGGGCTGGCGGTCGCGTACGCGACCCGCGCGTCCTTCGCGCTCGTGGTCTACATGGGCGCGTACATCGCCATGGGCCTGGCCGAGTCGCTGTTCGAGAAGGCGCGCACGCTGGATCGCAGCCGGCTGCCGCCGGACGTGCGCGCCGAGCTCGACGCCGACGAGGCGCTCGAGCCGGGCCCCGAGGACGTGGACGGGGACAAGGCGGAGCAGGACGAGTACATCTAGCGCGTGACCACGCCGCCCTCGCCCGCGCCCGGCCCGGCCATGCCCGCGCCGGGCGCGTCCTCCCCCGGCCTCCTCTCCCGCCTCCGCCGCCGCGGCCTGAAGCGCGGCCCGAGCCCGAAGGGCCCGCCGGGCCCGGCGGTGCTGTTCGCCGCGTGGGGCCCGTGCGGCTACGCGCCGGTCGCGCCCGGCACGTTCGGCACGCTCGGCGCCATCCCGCTCTACTGGGCGCTCACCTGGCTCACCTGGCCCGCGTACCTCGCGGTCACCGCGGCGCTCACCGCGCTCGCCATGGTGGCGGCCCAGCGCGCCGGCCGTTACTGGGGAGTGGCCGATGCCTCGCCCATCGTGGTGGACGAGGTGGCCGGGTACCTCGTGACCATGGCGCTCGTCCCGTTCTCCTGGCCCGCGGCGATTGCCGGCTTCGTGCTGTTCCGGATCTTCGACGTGCTGAAGCCCTGGCCGGCCTCCGCGTTCGACCGCGTGAAGAACGGCTTCGGCGTGGTGATGGACGACGTGGCGGCCGGGGTGTTCGCCTGGTGCACGCTGCAGTTCGTGCAGCTCGCGCTGCGGCTCCTCGCCGGCTGCGGGACCGTGTTCCACTGGTGGTGCGTGGAGGTGGGGTCGTGATGCAGGTGGAGATCCTCGCGACCGGCGACGAGCTGCTCACCGGCCAGGTGGTGGACACGAACTCCCCGTGGCTGATGGACCGGCTGTGGGACCTCGGCCTCATGGTGCGGCGCAAGACGCTGGTGGCCGACGACCGCGACGACCTGCGCGCCGCCATCCTCGAGACCACCGCGCGCGCCGACCTCGTCGTCATGAGCGGCGGGATGGGCCCGACCGAGGACGACCTCACCTCGGAGTGCGTCGCGGCGGTCCTGGGCGTGCCGCTGGAGCGCCACGAGCCGTCGATCGAGGTGCTGCGCGAGCGCTTCCGCAAGTTCGGGCGCGCGCTCACGCCGAACAACGAGAAGCAGGCCTGGTTCCCGCGCGGCGCGGAGGTGATCCCGAACCGCTGGGGCAGCGCGCCGGGGTTCACGGTGCCGGTGGGGCGCGGGCGGGTGGTGTGCCTGCCCGGCGTGCCGGTGGAGTACCGGGGCCTGTGCGAGGAGTGGGTGCTGCCGCACGTCGGCGCCCGGCTGAGCGAGGTGCCCGCGGCGGGCCTGGTGAAGCTGTTCGCCGTGCCCGAGTCGCACGCCGACCACGCCATGCGCCCGGTGATGGACGACCCGGCCAACGCCGGCGTCCGCTTCGGCTACCGCGCCCACTGGCCCGAGACCCACGTGAAGTGGACCGTGCCCGGTCCCGACGCGGCGGGCCGCGCGGCGCGCATCCGCGAGCGGGTGCTCGGGATCTTCGGCGAGCAGGTGTTCGGCGAGGGCAAGGACGAGCTGCCGGATCTGGTGGTGGCGCGCCTCGCCGCGCGCGGCGAGCGGGTGGCGCTGGGCGAGTCCTGCACCGGCGGGATGGTGGCCGAGCTCCTCACCGCGGTGCCGGGCGCCTCGGCGGTGCTCGACCTCGGGGTGGTCGCCTACGCGAACGCGGCCAAGGAGCGGGTGCTGGGCGTGCCGGCGGAGCTGCTCGCGGCGCACGGCGCCGTGTCGGAGCCGGTGGCGAGGGCGCTCGCCGAGGGCGCGCGCCGGGCCGGCGGCGCAGCCTGGGGCGTCGGCATCACCGGCATCGCGGGGCCGAGCGGCGGCACGCCGGAGAAGCCGGTGGGCACCGTGCACCTCGCGGTGGCGGGCCCGTCGGGCACCGAGACCGTCGCGCGCGCCTACCGCGGCGACCGCGACCGCGTGCGGCGCCAGGCCGCCTACGAGGCGCTCAACCTGCTGCGGCTCGCGCTGCGCTGAGCGACGGGCGCGTCACGCCGCCGGCGGGGCGGCGGGCTCGAGGCAGAACGCCTCGACGAAGCGATCCCAGGTGACCTGCGCGGCGCCGCTCGCCATCAGCGCCTCGTAGGTGCGCGTGGCCGCCTCGAGCAGCTCCGGCAGCGGCCGCGGCGCGTAGCGGGCGGTGAGCCCGCCGTCCTCGAGCACGCGGCGCACCAGCGCCTGCACGTTCACCGCGCGCCCCTCCAGCTTGCCCTGGCGGTCGATGAGCCACCCGACGAGCTGGCCGATCCGCTCGCGCACCGCCACCCGCACGCCGGCGCCGCCGGCGGCGAGCGCCTCGTTCACGGCGTCCGGCGCCGCGTCGCGGACCACCACCCAGGTGAGCGAACGGTCCGCGGCGTACCCGGCGCGCTCCAGCGCCGCGCGGCAGCGGGCCTCTTCCTCGGGAGGGCAGCGGATGCGGACCACGGGCTCGGTGCGGGGGCTCACGGGCCCCGTTCGTACCCTCGCGCCGGCCGGCGCGCAACGGCGTCCACGCGCGGCCCGCGCCGGCAGCCCGGGCGCGCTATCCTCCGGGCGTGTCCGAGGGCCCTCCCGACCCCGCCGCGCTGGAGCTGCTCCGCTCCCGGAGCGGCCTCTCCATCGACCCCGAGGGCCGGTTCCTGCACCGCGGCGAGCCGATCACCCACGCCCGCACGCTGGAGGCGCTGTGGCGCTCGCTCTCGCGCACGCCGGACGGGCGCTACGAGGTCGCGATCGGCCGGGAGCGCGCCTACGTGCAGGTGGACGAGGCGCCGTACGCGGTGCGCGGCGCCACCGAGGACCCGCGCGGCGGACCGCCGCTCCTGCACCTGTCCGACGGCACCGCGGAGCCGCTCGACCCCGCCACCCTGTCCGTCGGCGCGGACGGCGTGCTGCGCTGCGCAGTGAAGGGCGGGGCCCACCGGGCCCGATTCACCCGCGCGGGCCACGTGTCGCTCGGCCTGATGCTGCGTGAGGACCCTCCCGGGTCGGGTGGCTACGCACTTTTCGTGAATGGCGCGCGCTGGCCGGTGACGGTGTTGTAGTCCGCACGGACGGTGCCCGGCGCGGTATCCTTCCGGTTGCTCGCCCGGCGGCGGGCCCGACCGTTACCTTCCGCAAATGAGAAGACTCGTCGCGCTCTGCGCGCTCGCCATCCCGCTCGCGGCCGCGCCCCAGGGGTTCCAGCTCCGGGCGCCGTCGCTGGCCGACGCGTTCCAGACCATGGACCGCATCGAGGCGCGCCAGGTCGAGGGACGCGTCGAGGACGGGCTCGAGCAGACGTACATCCTCCCGGAGCGCCCCGGCCAGAACCAGGTGGCCTGGTACGGCTTCGACTGGCACTACCTCGACGTCCCGCCCCCGGGCGGCGGCAAGGGCGGCATCCGCCTCTACTACTACGAGACCGAGCTGGCCCAGGCGCGGCGCGCGCTGCCCGCGATCCGCAGCGCCTACGCGCGGCTGGTGGACGCGTTCCACTACAACCCCACCCGCCGCATCCCGTACATCCTCTACGCCACCCAGCGCGAGTTCCAGACGCAGAACGTGTTCGCGGTGACCGAGTCGGTGCTGGGCGTGACCTCGCCCGAGGACCTGAAGATGACGGTCCCGTACTTCGGCGATCACTCCCGGTTCACCGAGGTCTCCACGCACGAGATGGTGCACCAGTTCACCATCCAGAAGCTGATGGAGGCCGCCGGCGCCGAGGACATCGGCTCGCCCATCCAGTACCTGCCGCTCTGGTTCATCGAGGGCATCGCCGAGTACTACACGAAGGGTGGAATCGACGTCGAGACCGACCTGTACCTGCGCGACCTGGTGTGGAACCCGGATCCGCGGCGCGGGT encodes:
- the nth gene encoding endonuclease III, which produces MPPRSRLRARPRAPTAQARARAAEIVDRLDAEMPEARIALAFQDDLQLLVSVILSAQSTDAGVNKVTPALFARFPDAAAYAGAQPEELWPYLRSLGLFRNKAKAIVAAMGAIAREHGGRVPRTREALEALPGVGRKTAGVVLVHLGAAEAFPVDTHVGRVSRRLGLTREQDPDRVERDLMALLPEARWGRGHQLFVWHGRRTCAARAPACSRCVVADLCPKRGVPAALRR
- a CDS encoding phosphatidylglycerophosphatase A family protein — encoded protein: MTTPPSPAPGPAMPAPGASSPGLLSRLRRRGLKRGPSPKGPPGPAVLFAAWGPCGYAPVAPGTFGTLGAIPLYWALTWLTWPAYLAVTAALTALAMVAAQRAGRYWGVADASPIVVDEVAGYLVTMALVPFSWPAAIAGFVLFRIFDVLKPWPASAFDRVKNGFGVVMDDVAAGVFAWCTLQFVQLALRLLAGCGTVFHWWCVEVGS
- a CDS encoding FG-GAP-like repeat-containing protein codes for the protein MTIALALLGIAFAGCGPGAEGSSPASSSEPLYVASSKIWRLNPIPVCWTNPSEANAIERGWMRAAVEREYEGHSAVLFEGWGACGVFQRGIRIAISDEQPHTIGLGTDIDSAWMYSSPGMYVNFTFQNWSPSCAAGSMRRYCIEAIGVHEFGHALGFSHEQNRPDTPRDICTDAPQGTNGDTLVGAWDLESVMNYCNPNWNNGGVLSATDIFGLRIFYGPPNQLSREAWARASGGFWNAQKWLAGDFNGDGRADLANVFNDGGYSTVDVHLSTGNGFVQTIWATRSGGFWDAQKWLAGDFNGDGRTDLANVFYDGGYSTVDVHVSTGSGFVRTRWATRSGAFWDAQKWLAGDFNGDGRTDLANVFNDGGYSTVDVHVSTGSAFVRRVWATRSGDFWDAQKWLAGDFDGDGRADLANVFNDGGLMSADVHVSTGISFERQAWVRRSYQFWDAQKWMAADLSGDGRADLVNVFSDGDLMSADVNVSSGAGFRRERWATRSYGFSDAQKWMAADFSGDGRADLANVFNDAGNMSSDIHVAECPSGWQQCSTASGSCVDMQHDAANCGSCANTCASGLTCNHGSCG
- a CDS encoding CinA family nicotinamide mononucleotide deamidase-related protein encodes the protein MQVEILATGDELLTGQVVDTNSPWLMDRLWDLGLMVRRKTLVADDRDDLRAAILETTARADLVVMSGGMGPTEDDLTSECVAAVLGVPLERHEPSIEVLRERFRKFGRALTPNNEKQAWFPRGAEVIPNRWGSAPGFTVPVGRGRVVCLPGVPVEYRGLCEEWVLPHVGARLSEVPAAGLVKLFAVPESHADHAMRPVMDDPANAGVRFGYRAHWPETHVKWTVPGPDAAGRAARIRERVLGIFGEQVFGEGKDELPDLVVARLAARGERVALGESCTGGMVAELLTAVPGASAVLDLGVVAYANAAKERVLGVPAELLAAHGAVSEPVARALAEGARRAGGAAWGVGITGIAGPSGGTPEKPVGTVHLAVAGPSGTETVARAYRGDRDRVRRQAAYEALNLLRLALR
- the pssA gene encoding CDP-diacylglycerol--serine O-phosphatidyltransferase — its product is MQINLRKAMFVLPNLFTVSSIFLGFYALTLSAGDATPAQLYQAALAIFFAMFFDAFDGRVARMTKTQSDFGVQLDSLADVISFGAAPALLVYKWALAPLGFIGLFFSFAFAACGALRLARFNVLAQRGDKGSSAFFVGLPIPLAAGTITALVIAHYKEFGAATNPATRVPVLVVVALLSFLMVSTVRYRTFKDVHLSARSLSAFVLASAVGLAVAYATRASFALVVYMGAYIAMGLAESLFEKARTLDRSRLPPDVRAELDADEALEPGPEDVDGDKAEQDEYI